One region of Gossypium raimondii isolate GPD5lz chromosome 6, ASM2569854v1, whole genome shotgun sequence genomic DNA includes:
- the LOC128041707 gene encoding secreted RxLR effector protein 161-like, producing the protein MVTTCKLSAQEGNPIEDEGLFRSVVGALQYVVITRPDIAFAVNKVCQYMHKPLDTHSKAVKRIMRYLQGTLEFGLQFTRHSKLLLEGYSDASWGSDIDDRRSTSGFCIFFGGNPVSWSSKKQRVVSRSTTEAEYRSLTHVTAEIEWIRSLLIELGVEVYNKTLV; encoded by the coding sequence ATGGTCACTACGTGTAAGCTGTCTGCTCAAGAAGGTAATCCTATAGAAGATGAAGGTCTGTTCCGGAGTGTTGTGGGAGCTCTCCAATATGTGGTTATAACAAGACCAGACATTGCCTTCGCTGTCAATAAGGTATGTCAATACATGCACAAGCCTCTCGATACACACTCTAAAGCTGTTAAAAGAATTATGCGGTACCTACAAGGAACATTAGAGTTTGGATTACAGTTTACTCGCCACTCTAAACTCCTTCTCGAAGGTTATTCAGATGCTAGTTGGGGGTCTGACATTGATGACCGACGGTCGACATCGGGGTTTTGTATTTTCTTTGGTGGAAATCCAGTCTCTTGGAGCTCCAAGAAGCAACGTGTTGTATCAAGATCCACAACAGAGGCCGAGTATCGCAGTCTTACGCATGTCACTGCAGAAATAGAATGGATTCGATCATTGCTGATAGAACTTGGGGTGGAGGTGTACAACAAGACGCTGGTTTAG